TCACATGTTTTAATAggagtggtggaaaattttattttctaagttattaactttttagcacacatatcccacaattTGTATAATGATATGTGATGCACCggtcacattaaaaaatctttcCAAAAAATGGTGGAGAACCTACCACGTGTCATCCCATGAGTGGTCCAAGATGGAGAAATATCTCCTAAAGTGAAATTACATAAATGTCTTTGACGTTCAAAAATTCGTAGAAACTTCGTTTTAACTCTGAATTCAATTTCGTTCGCACTTACTCATTCGCATCGACAAGGGCTAcatgaataaattaaaagaataaTTCTTACATGTCATAGAGCGAGAGTCAACGGAAGTGAACGCTTTCATCGTTAGGgatattttcataaatttatccacttaaaacataaaattcaaGATGGAATGTTACAGCTCCTATTCGTTTTGATGATCTATACTCAACGTCTTCTACCTTTTCGAAAATTCTGCTGACAAGTGCGATGCAACATCCATTGTCTCTTTTATGACCAGAGGTGGCTACAGGTCTTGGTTATGCTTTTCTCCTAATTGCAGTTGTACTCTTGAACGACACCGTACTTTTGTTGCTAATCTTTTTGTTTGTCCGTCATCTGGTTGGTTGCTGTCGAAGAAAAGCCTTGTGCATAAATGGAGTAGTAGTTCCAGGTAGTGCCCTATTTGCTTGGAAGATTTTGTCGAAGGCGAGTCCTGTCGTGTTCTTGTGACGTGCAAGCGCACCTTCCATTTGATCTGCATCGATGGTTGGCTCAAATCTCAGCTAACGTGCCCTCATCGTCGTAATTTTGTCTGTACAACATAAGACTTGTTGATTAACTTTGAGGTTTTCGGTAACCACGATAGCTTCGCTGATCCATTCACGTGCTAGTCGAACTCAAGACATGCTTAGTCGCACCAAAACAAAGAGGGGCATTATATAGCGATGGCTTGATCTTTGTTTGGTATAGGTTTGTTATGTCTATCGTCATTGTGACAGATTTATAATGGTGCATTTGTTTTGTGTGGTAGTGGTATAAGGGTTTAATACTCTTAGGTGTTTGTGTGAATTTACCTCCAAATCAAGATTTTGCTCACTAGAGTTTATGTACCTATGTTAGAACCGCTTGTAACTATTTGTTCATTGATGGAACCATGCTATCGATCGTTTTCTGATCAAATCTCATGCTCAAGGATAAATCTTGAAAAGGAACATTGGTTGTTCCATGTGTGGCAATAAGATGGGTGGTTTAAGGGCATTGGGGGCAATCTACGTATTAGCCAGTGATAATGTGATTGTTATTGTTATTTATTCACCTTTGTTGTATGGTATAATACCATTAGGCAAATACATTTTTCATGATTCTTTTAAcacaacgatatatttacatAAATAATGTGGGACTAAACTGGTTTCAAACTCGTGATTCACGAGATTTGAATCTTAAGATCCCTCACTTAAGTAAACATAAATTGATCATACATATGTGTAATGACTCACTGagataatatttttttgatACAAAATATATTCTACTTTAaactaaataaactttaaaCAAAAATATCCAAATTCAAGTGCATTAAAAAGAATATATCCTCTCTATCCAAATTTAATAATTTGAATGAAAGTATCACCGCTGCCGTGATAATATAGTATCACTGTGTAATTTCTCCCGGCGAAGAGGACTAAACTAAAGTCTGCATAGATTAGTCATAATAAGTCATGACTGTGGTCCCTGGCAACACACCAAGACTGTGAAATTCTAATCTAACGGCTCGGATTTCATCTCACCCAAAAGACCTCATGTGACAAACGTTATCCGGGTTATATTTCGGCTCCATCTGGCCCAGTGACCTCCTTAGCCCAGAATCATGGAGTCCCAGATCAGCGTTAAAAAGCGCACCCAATCCAAATGCTCCTCAGAACCCAATCTCTATCGCTCTTCATCTTCAACCAATCAACAACCGAAACCAGAGCGCATAAAACCCAAGCATTTCAGATCAAACCCACCAAGCAAGATTCGAAATTTGACTTTTTCGACGACTCCACGATGAGTTCTTCATCCAAAACGGCGAGGAAGCTGCAGGTGGCGTCGCCGGTGCCGGCGGACATCGACATTGCCAACTCTGTCGAGCCTCTCCACATCTCTGAGATTGCAAAAGAGCTTCATCTCAGTCCCGATCACTATGATCTTTATGGAAAGTACAAGGCCAAGGTTGGTCATTTGATTCGTTTAGTTACTAACTGGTTAGCGCTCGAGCATGTCTGTATATGTAATATGTTCATTTTCTTCATTGgtatggaatttttttttgaaatttgactAATCTGGGTTTGTTGCCAAGTTTGGTCATTTTTTCGTTTTACTTATTAACCGATTAGCGCTCGAGTGCGTCTGTATGTGTAATATGTTCATTTTCTTCATTGGTATATAaacattttgaaatttgattactTGGGTTTATTTGATGGGAGATACCAGGCCAAGTTTGGTCATTTGATTCGTTTACTTGCTACCTGGTTAGCGCTTGAGCGCTTCTGGATGCGTAATATGTTCATTGATTTGGAAGGATTTTGAATTTTGGATTTGCTgggtttgttttgtaggttttgttATCAGTGATTGATGAGCTGAAAGGATCTGGAGATGGGTATTATGTGGTGGTTGGAGGGATAACTCCTACCCCTCTTGGAGAAGGCAAGTCGACCACTACTGTTGGACTCTGTCAAGCTTTGGGTGCTTTTCAGGATAAGAAGGTGAAATTGTCTATTTGTTTTCTGtttcaaaagttttttttttttttttttttttttaatcggtATCGAAAATTTTGGGCATACGTTggttttccctttttttccttttatgggCAGTTGATCTTGAACATTTAACTGAATAATCTAGAAATCTGAATTGAGTTTACCCCTCTTTCTTATCAAAAAGAATAAATTCAGAGGTTACATTGATTCTTGCTTCGTGTTATTGATTGCACTTGGTGTTGCTTGAACTTTTTATGCTGAGAAACTGAGGCTAAACGTTAAGGTTGGGGTGTTTAATTGATGAGGAATGCTCGTATGAAGGAAAGTGTCGCTGAGCAATACACTGACAAGCATTAAAAACAAGATTCGTTGTGATTGTTCTTTGTTATTATGATGTTTTATATGCGTTTTTAactttaaatttagttcattctGTTTTCCCCTTGTTTCTGTGGGTAGAAGTTAAAAGTTTAGTGGTCTCTGACACAGTCTCTTCTGACCAAGATGTTATCAAGCTGTTTGGAGGCACGGGCCTTGGCCCCTAGTCCTGTTTACTGCATCTGAAGAGAATTTGTTTTATGAGGAAAAAACTAAACTTTTGGATAAGTTCGAACTTTAGCAGTTAATTTTCGACTTCGTTTTCAAAATGAAAAGCAAAGTATTTCAAGCTTGTCTTGTATTTGTCTACTTTGTTGTCAAGTTTTCTTGCAAGTATTGCAATTTATATGGAAGACTTAAAACCACAGTAGGTCCTGCAAAAGTAGACACATGCAGCTTTTCCGTATTACTTCTTGTTGCTAATGgaaatttatattaattatgAAGACTTAGATAAATTTTATTTCACAGTTGACAGCTATATTTGTATGGTCCTGATCCTGTATTCTCTCCTTTGTGACAATAGGTTGTTACTTGCCTTCGTCAACCATCACAAGGACCAACATTTGGAATCAAAGGGGGTGCAGCAGGTGGTGGTTATAGTCAGGTGATCCCAATGGATGAGTTTAATCTTCACATGACAGGAGATATTCATGCAATAACAGCTGCAAACAATCTTCTGGCTGCTGCCATTGATACTCGGATTTTCCACGAGGCAACCCAATCAGATAAGGCTCTACTGAACCGGTTATGTCCaccaaacaaagaaggaaaacgGAGTTTCAATGACATCATGTTTAGACGTCTAAAGAAGCTTGGCATCTCCAAGACCACACCCGAGGAGCTTACACCGGAAGAAGTTAAGCAATTTGCTAGGCTTGATATTGACCCAGATTCTATCACTTGGAGAAGAGTAATGGATATAAATGATCGGTTCTTGAGGAAGATTTCAATTGGCCAAGGCCCTGATGAGAAAGGGATGGTACGAGAAACAGGATTTGATATTTCAGTTGCCAGTGAAATAATGGCAGTTTTGGCCCTTACAACATCTCTAGCGGATATGAGGGAGAGGCTTGGGAAAATGGTGATTGGAAACAGCAAGGCTGGTGACCCTGTAACTGCCGATGATCTTGGTGTTGGAGGTGCATTAACAGTGCTAATGAAGGATGCTATTAACCCTACATTAATGCAGACTCTTGAGGGAACCCCAGTTCTTGTTCATGCTGGTCCTTTTGCAAACATTGCGCACGGGAATTCCTCTATTGTGGCTGATAAGATTGCACTGAAACTGGTAGGACCAGGTGGGTTTGTAGTCACAGAAGCTGGTTTTGGTGCTGATATTGGTACTGAGAAGTTCATGAACATAAAATGCAGATATAGTGGTTTAACACCACAATGTGCAGTTATAGTTGCAACTATAAGGGCCTTGAAAATGCATGGTGGGGGGCCTGATGTTGTTGCTGGGAAGCCTCTTAACAAGGCCTACGTAACTGAGGATGTGGCTTTGGTTGAGGCGGGTTGTGTGAATTTGGCCAAGCATATTTCAAACACAAAAGCCTATGGTGTGAATGTTGTTGTTGCTGTGAACAAGTTCTCGACTGATAGTGAAGCAGAACTAAATGCAGTCAGAAATGCAGCATTGGTTGCTGGGGCATATGATGCCGTTATTTGCACTCATCACGCCCATGGTGGAAAAGGAGCGGTTAGTCTCTTCATCCCATTAACTGATTAGTTTTCACTTCTCTTGTTTACCTGCTGCTGGATAGTACTCTTGGAAACTTCTGCTATAATCTCGTTTTTGTTCCAAGTATTCCATCTTGTGTGTAGCCTTCAACTGCGGTAAATGGTTGTCATAATAAATGAAGTTTACCGTGATCTGCAGGTGGACCTAGGAATTGCAGTTCAGAAAGCCTGCGAGAATGTTACACAACCACTGAAGTTTTTATATCCTCTGGAGTGTagtattaaagaaaaaatagaagcaaTAGCCAAGTCATATGGCGCGAGCAGCGTTGAATACTCAGAGCAGGTAAGCTTACGTGTTATTATTCTTCAATTCAGTTGACACTATTTATTCAATCTCTCTTGCTCTCTGATTCATTCATTGATAGATGAGCATTCCAATGCCAATGAATACAACTATTCCTCTTGTTTTTctcattaaagaaaaaaaaatatgtactgTTTGCTGCAAACAGAACATCAACTTGATTCCTCTACAACCTTTGCAGGATAgacattttattttctcttttccccTTTCTTTTGATACCACTGAAGCCAAAGTGTCGTAAACTTTAAACCAGCATAGAAGTTTACTCCACATGCTTATGCTTATTGATACGAGTTTCCTTATTTGTGTGAGTAGGCTGAGAAACAAATTGAGATGTACAGCAAGCAAGGGTTTTCTGGTCTGCCCATATGCATGGCGAAAACCCAGTATTCGTTTTCACATAATGCTTCTGAGAAAGGAGCTCCCACGGGATTCGTCTTACCAATAAGGGATGTAAGAGCTAGCATTGGAGCTGGATTCATCTATCCTTTGGTGGGAACAATGAGTACAATGCCAGGTCTTCCAACTCGTCCTTGCTTCTATGACATTGATCTTGACACCACAACCGGAAGGGTCATCGGTCTTTCTTGAAGATCGTTCTGCATTTGGCTCTCCATTTGCCCACCGAGGCAACTTACCTATACAGTTGTTCAAGCTTCTGTTGTTTGTGTTTTCTTGTTGTGCAAGTTTTCTGTATCACTAGTTATTGATTTTGCAAATAAAGAAATCTCTTGAGGTTAATAATTATCTTATTGTAATTTTACCCCGGATGAATAGCTTATTGTATGGCAAGAGTTGTTTGAATACAACCACGCATTGTTGTTTCAATACGTTGTTCAATCTCGTGACAATTCATAATATCAGTAAGAAACATTTTGTTCTGTGAAAAATTTAACTACGAAAAAAGAAACCCCGCATTGCAATAACAGTTGGATGTATTTGCcttaggggtggatttttttgccaaattgccatgtcaaccgaattgccaaccgtgtcataccgattttgtgccaaattttttgtaccaatcggtaatggtacggtattgtaccgtaccgaaatttcatggtacggtattggtaatggataccattaccacggtattaccgtaccataccgaaaatacaatataatttataatttataatttatataatacataattatataacacatatttataatattccaataatttgaaaataaaaccctacttatattagcattgttgttggtgactttgatctcttaaaattgtggaaatcaaacacaaaagagtttctaattctttcacaaatagccaaaatatctttgtaacccccacttctactgttgctagtgaaaatgcatttagtctagggaggagggttgtgaacccttttagggtatccttgactcctaaaataatgGAGGCACTAGTGTGTACTATAGGTTGGCTTAGGGCAGgtgaagtaaacttctacaaggaccaacggaagatatgcttcaattttacaaggaaatagaagaagagaaaacaagaaagatatgctttaatttttttagtaaatttgttattaaatggttttcaactttaattcttcttgctactaattaatatgttttctttgtttgtaatgtaggcttgacacaaactcaatcttctacaagttcaatgcctcctccaaaagcttcgacatctcaagcttggataactgatcaatgaattctcctttttgaagtttatttccaattttcatttggtttgaaactttaatttctatttggattgttaacttctatttgttttggttcgtaacttctatttggattgtaagcttaattttcatgatgaatcttgatgcttcatttgaattattatgtgtgtgaattgtgaatgatgaataatagatgaatttaatctataatgtatgagataaatgtacaaaaaaaaaaaagttttgcccttgaattgggttaaaaaaacaaaaacatattttgtcccaaaacaaaatggcaattactattgccataccatgccaaccaaatttttggcaataccgaacttcggtataccgaaagtttggtacggtaatggtaatagattttaccaaaccgaaagtttggtacggtaattggtacaaggattttggtacggtaaccgtaccgaacccacccctaatttgcCTAAGTGCTTTTTAACTATTAAATAGTGTTGGAGGAGTACTTTTGAATAACTCATAATACAAGCAATAAAGTTAAATTAGCGTGAAGCGTTATCATGCGTTAACTATAACGTAGTCATATATCAACCGAAAAAAACAGACAAACAGAAACAGTTgactttccaaaaataaaaaataaataacaaaaagaGAACTCTCGAACTTGATCACTGCGTGCTTACATCCAAAAATAGCCAATATTACCTAATTAATAATTAGTTAACTAATTAACCACAACGTTAACTGAAAAGTTGCAATAATTCTCACAACAATTGAATCAAACCAACTCCAAAAACTCCGTTGTGTAGTCTTCTCTACCATCTCCTTCTCTCTATTTTGAGACAATTAGGGTTTGCAATTAAACCAGACTCACAGCATCCCTGTCCtcagttagttttcattgtaaCTTACAGCACAAGTAATACCTTAACCGAAAACGAAACAATCCAAGTTATATAACAATGGCGGATTCTCCTCGGTCAAATTCAATAAGGCATCATTTGCTTGCAAAACCAATATCAGAGTCAGTGACGGCGGTCTGTCCTCAGCCCTCAGTCGCACACAAGCCCGCCTTCCATGAAGCACTCATCACCTACGAAAGCAGAGCCGAAGGCCCATTTGCTTTCAATCTTGTTCTCCAAAAGAAAATCCATGGCCCTCACTTATGTATTCATGTTTGCCTTCATTGCCTGCactttctttttggttttcagCCCGTCTCGCCAAAACGGCCCTCTTCCTCTCCGCTTCAAGAACCTGCTTCATGCCTCCTTCCACTCTTCTTCTCAGAACCCTAATGCACATTTGGTGCTTTCTCGGAGAGACCCTTTTTCCGGGAAACCTAATTTTTCGCCACAGTTTTATGAGATTGCAAGTTTGAAGGGTCATAAGGTGGATAAGCATGAGATTGGTCTCTCTCAATTTCCGGAGAAAAACGAAAGCTTGAAGGGAGATAATAACAATGCTCAATCATCCAACCCCATTCTTTTATTGTCCAACAACACGGAAATTGAAAATTCTGGGAAAATGGAGGGTTCCAGGAGAAGAAACGAGACCAAGAAGCATGCACATTCGCATTCTCCTTCTTCGAAAGATTCAAATGGAAAACGTGGCTCGAAGAAGAAAACTGATAGTAAAAAGATGTCATCTAAGAAGCAAGggaaacaaagtgagttgaagtCCAAGTTGACGAATGGCTGTGACATATTTGATGGAAGATGGGTGAGAGATGATTCGTACCCACTTTATGCTCCGGGGTCTTGTCCTTGGATCGATGAGCCTTTCGATTGTTTTCTGAATGGAAGGCCAGACAATGGATACGAGAGGTATAGATGGCAACCAAAACGTTGCAATATCCCAAGGTAATTAATTTGCGGACTTTTCTACTTATAATTGGAGTACGCTTTGTTCATActatgttttattttcttttatttctaaaCCAAGGCAACCTCTAAGAGTGTTTATACTTCAAGTTGCTCTAAGTTCAAACTGATTTTCGTAATGGCGTGCATTTATATTGCATTTGCTACATTGGTTCTGTTAATAAAGCTTCTTGGTTTCGGTGTTGTGCAGGTTGAATGGTAAGAAGATGTTGAGATTGTTGACGGGG
This window of the Malus domestica chromosome 03, GDT2T_hap1 genome carries:
- the LOC103452435 gene encoding formate--tetrahydrofolate ligase, which gives rise to MLLRTQSLSLFIFNQSTTETRAHKTQAFQIKPTKQDSKFDFFDDSTMSSSSKTARKLQVASPVPADIDIANSVEPLHISEIAKELHLSPDHYDLYGKYKAKVLLSVIDELKGSGDGYYVVVGGITPTPLGEGKSTTTVGLCQALGAFQDKKVVTCLRQPSQGPTFGIKGGAAGGGYSQVIPMDEFNLHMTGDIHAITAANNLLAAAIDTRIFHEATQSDKALLNRLCPPNKEGKRSFNDIMFRRLKKLGISKTTPEELTPEEVKQFARLDIDPDSITWRRVMDINDRFLRKISIGQGPDEKGMVRETGFDISVASEIMAVLALTTSLADMRERLGKMVIGNSKAGDPVTADDLGVGGALTVLMKDAINPTLMQTLEGTPVLVHAGPFANIAHGNSSIVADKIALKLVGPGGFVVTEAGFGADIGTEKFMNIKCRYSGLTPQCAVIVATIRALKMHGGGPDVVAGKPLNKAYVTEDVALVEAGCVNLAKHISNTKAYGVNVVVAVNKFSTDSEAELNAVRNAALVAGAYDAVICTHHAHGGKGAVDLGIAVQKACENVTQPLKFLYPLECSIKEKIEAIAKSYGASSVEYSEQAEKQIEMYSKQGFSGLPICMAKTQYSFSHNASEKGAPTGFVLPIRDVRASIGAGFIYPLVGTMSTMPGLPTRPCFYDIDLDTTTGRVIGLS